TCGGGATATACTCCCTTATTCTTCTTCGGTTCATTTTTTTCGTTTAGATAGGGGTCTGGTTCTTTCCGGGCCCCTGTAATAATCGATTACCACTGTTCAGGTTTTCAGGAGATTAACCCATGTATGATACAATAATTCACCAATCACCGGTCATAACGATGATATCTCCCCTTTTATCCAGGAGGGGAGTATGCAATTAGCATTGAATGAGAAGCGACTGCTTCTTGAACTGAATAAAATCGGATCAGCTAGTCCGGAAAAACTGGCCCAGGTACTGGATCGCCCTGCAGAATCAGTCATTCAGTATGGAGGTCTTCTTTCACAGAAAGGTCTGGCAGTTGTTGAACGGAATGTTAGTTCAAGACTGATTCTCACTGATGAAGGTTCCCACTATTACTCTGAAGGACTACCTGAACGCCAACTCTATGAGTCTTTTTCCGAATCCTCATCTATTGCAGATCTCAATAAACACCCCCACGCAAAAATTGGTCTTGGATGGATGAAGCGGCTAGGTTGGGTCCGTATAGAAGATGGTTCAGTTATTAAAATTGGTAGTGCTGAAAAATCCCCTATAGAATTAGGGCTCTCTTCACCTGATTCGGCCACACCAGAGGTTCGAAAAGAACTTCTTAAACGAGGGCTGGCAGAAGAAGAAGAGTCTGTCCTCTATTTAATCAGTATTACAGATGAGGGGAAAAAATTCGCAGCATCGGGTCTGACCCTCGTTGAAGAGACCGGGACATTAACCAGCGATCAGATCAGTTCAGGAGCCTGGAGGGATCTTACCCTTCGCAGGTATGATATCACCAAGAAGCCCCGTCCAGTCTGGCCAGGCAAGATCCATCCATATCAGCGGCTTATCAACGAGATGAGGAGAATTCTCCTTGATATGGGATTTACCGAACTTTACGGTTCAGTTGTCCAGGGAGCATTCTGGAACTTTGATGCTCTTTTCCAGCCCCAGGATCACCCTGCAAGAGAGATGCAGGATACTTTCCACCTCAAAGAGCGGTCAGAGCTTCCAGGCGGATGGGAAAAAGTCAGGGACATTCATGAACATGGCGGCGATACTTCGTCATGTGGATGGGGTGGAAAATGGGATCCTGAAAAAGCAAAGGCAACAGTGCTCAGGACCCACACAACATCACTCTCAATTCAGCATCTTGCAACTCATCCGAATCCCCCTGAAAAGGCATTCTGCATTGGAAGGGTATATCGGAGAGAGACAATTGATCCAACCCACCTTCCTGAATTTGAACAACTCGAAGGAATAGTAATGGATGAGGATGTGAGTTTCCGTCACCTTCTTGGATATCTCAAAGAATTCTACGGTAGAATGGGCTTTTCAAATGTACGGTTCAGGCCTGCATATTTCCCATATACAGAACCGAGTGTCGAACCTGAAGTCTGGATAGATGGACTTGGCTGGGTTGAACTTGGTGGAGCGGGGATATTTCGGGAAGAAGTCACTGCCCCGTGGGGAATCACGAGTCCGGTTCTGGCCTGGGGGCTTGGTGTTTCACGAGTCGCCATGCTCAGAATGGGTCTCTCTGATCTCCGTGAACTCTACCAGAGTGATATCGACTGGGTCCGTCGGACACCGGTTATGGATGGAGGTGATTACTGATGCCGGTTGTATCGCTTCCATATAAATACCTTGAACGACTCACGGGAACTGACCGAAAGATGATCATCGAAAGACTTCCGATGATAGGTTGCGATATTGAACGTGTTCTTGAAGAACAGGTTGATGTTGAGTTCTTCCCTGACCGGGTAGATCTCTACTCAACCGAGGGTGTAGCCAGAGCCATGCGGGGATTCCTGGGTCTCGAAACAGGAGAGGAGAAATACCTGGTGGCCCCCCCGTCTCTCCAGTTTACAGTCGATGAAAATCTAAAAGATATCAGGCCGTACCTTGGATCAGCAGTTATCAGGAATATCTCTCTTGATAATGAAGCGATCATCAGCCTCATGGGAGTTCAGGAGGCACTTCACTGGGTTGTAGGAAGAGGTCGCTCAAAGGTCGCGATCGGTATTCATGATCTTGACAAGATCACCCCACCGTTCAGGTATTATGGTGCTCCGGTAACCCGATCATTTGTTCCCCTCGATTTTTCTGAGGAGATGACACTTGCCGAGATCATGGAGAAGCATCCAAAAGGTCGGGATTATGCTCATATTGTGGCAGGTAAATCAGTTATGCCCCTGATAGAAGATGCAAAAGGTAATGTCCTCTCATTCCCGCCAATTATCAACGGTGAACTGACCCGCGTGACCGAAAAAAGCAGGAACCTGCTCCTTGACGTAACAGGCACTGATGAGCGTGCCGTCATGACTGCAGTAAAAGTTATCACATCTGCACTCATTTCTGCAGGAGGTACCTGTGAAGCGGTGTTGGTAAACAGCAAAGCATGTCCTGATCTCTCGCCTGCCGAACGAGTTATAAGCGTAGCAGCGTGTAACAAATTAATCGGTTGTAATCTCTCTGCAAAAGAAATGGCCGAGGTACTCAAAAAAATGAGATATGGTGCCGAGGCTGCTGGATCTGACACAATCCGGGTGAACATCCCGTGCTATAGGGCCGATATCATGCATGACTGGGATGTCTTTGAAGATGTTGCAATTGGGTTTGGGTTTGATAACCTTGACACTGTGCTTCCACGTGCACCAACTCTCGGGTGTGAGCACCCTGTCATGGTTCGATCCGGTCTCCTTCGTGAGATTTGCTGTGGTCTTGGATATCAGGAGGTGATGCCATTTACGCTCTCCAGTGATACAGTGATGTATATAAATATGCAGCGGTCTGCACACCCCGGAGTCCTTCGTGTTCTTCACCCAATAAGTGAGGATCAGACTCTTGTCAGGACTGATATCCTTCCATTGCTCCTTGATCTTTTCAGGATCAATAAACGTCGAGAACTTCCTCAAAAGATTTTCCATGTTGGTGATGTTGTCAGAGAATTGAAAACCGGGCAAAAAATTGCTCTCTCTTCGACACATCCAGGAGCGGATTTCTCTGAGGCTTATGCAACAGCTGATGCAGTCTGTCGTGAGATGGGACTTGTATATGAAGTGATTGAAAGTTCAGATCCGGCATTCATCGAAGGCAGGCGTGCTGACATTGTAGTTGATGGAAAGGTAATTGGTATATTTGGTGAGATCCATCCCGCAGTGCTCAGTGCTTTTGACATTGATCAACCAGTCTCTGCAATAGAGATTGATCTGACCCTTCTCCCCTGAGCTCTTTTTTCAGAATCTGCAAACAGGTTCGAAATGTTCAACCGCTCTCCCGACTTACGAGTTGGTACCACCGAAGTCTTATGCAGAAACGATTGAGCATCCTGGTTTCAGGCAGAGTTCAGGGAGTTGGCTACCGGGGATATGCACGACTTATCGCCAACCGGTACTGTGTAACCGGATATGCATCGAATGAGCCTGATGGCCGGGTATCTATTATCGCAGAAGGGGATGAATTGGCGCTTGATCAGTTTGTAACTGATTTGTATGCTAAGGATGAGCCCCTGATTGAGGTTCAATCTATCGAGGTCTCTGAATTGCCCTATGTTGGAGAATTTGCACACTTTGAACCGCATTTTGGGGACTTTCAGAAAGAGATGTTTGTTAGATCAGAACTTGCACTTGAGTACATGCGTGAGATGCTTAAACTTCAGAAACGGTCCCTGAAGACTCAAACTGATATGCTCGATGCACTCCGGGATATGAAGAAAGAGTCAAAGAAACGTCGTGAAGTTCTAGAACGAATGATCGAAGCGATTCATTCACAAGGGTAATGAATATATGGTAATTCAAGATTCTCCGGCTGGACTTGAAGTCGGAAAAAAAGTGGATATCAGGGTTCTGGAAGCGATTGCCAGAAAGGGAGATGTATCTATCATCCTCTACTTTGAAGAGGACCTAGTAAAAACTTCTTCCTATGCAGAAGATTTGAAAAAGTATGGTCAATTACCTGATGATGAACGGCCGTTTATTGAACTTGTTTCTTTCATGTCATTTCAACGTGAGATGAGCCCGTGCTTTAATGATGCTCTGACTACGGTTCCTCTGATTATTACAATCTACTCAAATTCAGAAGAGTATAATGGAAAACCAGTAATAAAAGGAATCCTTCCATTTCTGGATGAGATGGATGCCCCCTAATATTTTATATATTAAACTAAATGTTGCGATATATCAGTGGGATCATATCGACCACAAAAAAAGATCTCATGAGTTTGTCTACCTGGTGTTTATCTATTCTCTGAAATAAGGAATGAATATATCTTTACAAAAACCACAAAAAGAGTAATATGGTAGGGTTGAAGTCAAGGGGTATCGGGGATATCCATCAGCAATTTAGATCACTTCAGGCTATTGTTGATCATATCCGATCTCAGGAGATGTTTCTTCAGGTTCTTGATCGTGAAGATGCAATTCCTGATATGGCAAAACGTCTCTCCCGTGAGGCAATTACTGGAGAATTGAAATCTAATAAGCGTCTCTTCCTTGATTTTTTTTACAATATGATCGCTTTATCTGGAGAAAGTGATCGAATTCAGGATGTTGAGTTTAAATATGTGGTGATTGGTGAAGACCTACTCGAGATTGACCGGTGCCGACTCTGGTATGATGAACTAGAACTTCAGATGCCGTTTGAAATAGGAGAAAAGTTTGGCAGGGCTGTCCTTGGGGATCAGATGAGTAATGTGGTTGAGACCATCACTGAGTTTTATAAAAAAGCTGAAGCAAGATTTGATAGGGAACTGGATGGAAATCTTGAACGCTGTTCTCTTCTTGTTCTTGAGGAACATTATCCCCAGTCTGCTTACCATATCACTGTCAGGCTTCCTGCAACAATCCTCAACGATTACCCTGTTTCAATATAATTTGGGTTACCTAACTGCCTTTTTTTCCGCATCAGGATATGATATTCCTCTGAGTTCCCTGATCTTTTTCATGACTTCTGTTGTATATAGTGAGATTCGCCTGAGTCGGTACGTATCTTCAGTCGATGCCAGGAATCTGATCTCACGAAGACGGGAGTCAGCGTCATCAAGGAGGGTATTTACGATATCCCCTCCGGCCCCTCCACCAGTTGGTTCGGGAATAATTACAGAAGATATAAATTGAAGGTTTCCTTTGTCCATGAGGGGAATCATGTCGATCCTCACCCGTTTGACAGCCTCATGAACATTCAACGGCCCGTTCGCAGCAAATCCCTTTCCTTCCTTAAAGCGATCCTTTCCTGAAATCCATATTCTTTTAACCAGATCAGGGAGTTCTTCGATTGTTCGGGGTATTGTATTCTGATGTTCTTGTCTCAAAAAGGATTTGCAGGCATTATTCATAAAAATAATCACTCCGGCTGTTGTGAAGAGCATGACCGGATGTGGGATTGATTGTATTGCAAGGATGGAAAGACGATAGTCTCCTGCTTTGAGTGACGATACTACCGGCGATTGCCGTGTTGGTTGTGTCTCCCGCTCTGGTTGAGTCTCTTCTACAGGCTCAGGAGGATGAACCGGACGTTGAGTGGTGGTTTGGTAGAGCTTGTGTTTATGGGCCACCATCTCAATGTTACTGTAAAGTTCCCGTTCCTTAAACGGTTTGATCAGATACCCAAATGGTCCAGATTCAACCGCGCGCTTGATAGTATCATCATCTGAATGTGCGGTCAGATATATGCTTGGTATATTATATTGTTGGTAGATCCTTTTCGCAGTCTCGATACCATCAATGTCCCCCTGAATTGTAATATCCATCAGGATGATATCTGGTTGTTTTTCTCTTGCAAGGGTTATGGCTTCATCTCCGTCAAATGCACTCCCAACAACCTCGTATCCGAGCTCCTTAAGTGTCTTTTCAAGGAGTACTGAAGTAACTGCTTCATCCTCGACAATGAGAATACGCCGTTTCATAGGTGCACCCGTTCTCCGGGATTTTCACTAAATACTATTTCTATCGTTGTTCCCGGTCCTTTTATTCGAGTTATCTCTCCTCTAAGCTGGTGAGTGAGCCGGGAAATAAGTTCAGTCCCAAGTGAGGTCCCGGTTGAACTCTTCTCTTCAGTTATTCCGCGTCCGTTGTCTGATACTATCATGTGATAAAAATGGTTCTGATGGGTGAAGCTCACCTTGATCTCCCCGTTTCCCCCTGGTTCAAAGGCATATTTG
This Methanospirillum lacunae DNA region includes the following protein-coding sequences:
- the pheS gene encoding phenylalanine--tRNA ligase subunit alpha encodes the protein MQLALNEKRLLLELNKIGSASPEKLAQVLDRPAESVIQYGGLLSQKGLAVVERNVSSRLILTDEGSHYYSEGLPERQLYESFSESSSIADLNKHPHAKIGLGWMKRLGWVRIEDGSVIKIGSAEKSPIELGLSSPDSATPEVRKELLKRGLAEEEESVLYLISITDEGKKFAASGLTLVEETGTLTSDQISSGAWRDLTLRRYDITKKPRPVWPGKIHPYQRLINEMRRILLDMGFTELYGSVVQGAFWNFDALFQPQDHPAREMQDTFHLKERSELPGGWEKVRDIHEHGGDTSSCGWGGKWDPEKAKATVLRTHTTSLSIQHLATHPNPPEKAFCIGRVYRRETIDPTHLPEFEQLEGIVMDEDVSFRHLLGYLKEFYGRMGFSNVRFRPAYFPYTEPSVEPEVWIDGLGWVELGGAGIFREEVTAPWGITSPVLAWGLGVSRVAMLRMGLSDLRELYQSDIDWVRRTPVMDGGDY
- the pheT gene encoding phenylalanine--tRNA ligase subunit beta, producing the protein MPVVSLPYKYLERLTGTDRKMIIERLPMIGCDIERVLEEQVDVEFFPDRVDLYSTEGVARAMRGFLGLETGEEKYLVAPPSLQFTVDENLKDIRPYLGSAVIRNISLDNEAIISLMGVQEALHWVVGRGRSKVAIGIHDLDKITPPFRYYGAPVTRSFVPLDFSEEMTLAEIMEKHPKGRDYAHIVAGKSVMPLIEDAKGNVLSFPPIINGELTRVTEKSRNLLLDVTGTDERAVMTAVKVITSALISAGGTCEAVLVNSKACPDLSPAERVISVAACNKLIGCNLSAKEMAEVLKKMRYGAEAAGSDTIRVNIPCYRADIMHDWDVFEDVAIGFGFDNLDTVLPRAPTLGCEHPVMVRSGLLREICCGLGYQEVMPFTLSSDTVMYINMQRSAHPGVLRVLHPISEDQTLVRTDILPLLLDLFRINKRRELPQKIFHVGDVVRELKTGQKIALSSTHPGADFSEAYATADAVCREMGLVYEVIESSDPAFIEGRRADIVVDGKVIGIFGEIHPAVLSAFDIDQPVSAIEIDLTLLP
- a CDS encoding acylphosphatase, which produces MQKRLSILVSGRVQGVGYRGYARLIANRYCVTGYASNEPDGRVSIIAEGDELALDQFVTDLYAKDEPLIEVQSIEVSELPYVGEFAHFEPHFGDFQKEMFVRSELALEYMREMLKLQKRSLKTQTDMLDALRDMKKESKKRREVLERMIEAIHSQG
- a CDS encoding response regulator — translated: MKRRILIVEDEAVTSVLLEKTLKELGYEVVGSAFDGDEAITLAREKQPDIILMDITIQGDIDGIETAKRIYQQYNIPSIYLTAHSDDDTIKRAVESGPFGYLIKPFKERELYSNIEMVAHKHKLYQTTTQRPVHPPEPVEETQPERETQPTRQSPVVSSLKAGDYRLSILAIQSIPHPVMLFTTAGVIIFMNNACKSFLRQEHQNTIPRTIEELPDLVKRIWISGKDRFKEGKGFAANGPLNVHEAVKRVRIDMIPLMDKGNLQFISSVIIPEPTGGGAGGDIVNTLLDDADSRLREIRFLASTEDTYRLRRISLYTTEVMKKIRELRGISYPDAEKKAVR